In one window of Aceticella autotrophica DNA:
- a CDS encoding glycosyltransferase, with the protein MKTIIYPPTIDYNWLYQRPQQLLRQFAKMGYKIYFCNISFNENYAYGVIQLERNFYLLNGVDINYVKLNETPILWISYPPNYNYIRRFGKKFVIFDSIDYPSEEFSGWMTNFNLLQRESDLIFSTSKKLYEMHKIINKNVFMLPNGADFEHFNRAKEKFSEKPKDLPNNNKPIIGYFGALASWLDWELIDYITKKNPAYNFVFIGPLYNHVKNMPERSNIYYIGRKEYSLLPMYLQYFDVCIIPFKITTMTEGCDPIKMYEYLSAGKPVVSTNMPEVARYKEILVAENKFDFNMMLRIALEDTNREKREMYIKIAYENSWSKRAEYANRVLRFIINDFSKEV; encoded by the coding sequence GTGAAGACAATAATATATCCACCTACAATAGATTATAATTGGCTTTATCAAAGACCTCAACAGCTTTTAAGACAATTTGCAAAAATGGGATATAAAATATATTTTTGCAATATCTCATTTAATGAAAATTATGCATATGGTGTTATTCAACTTGAAAGAAATTTTTATCTTTTAAACGGTGTTGATATAAATTATGTTAAATTGAATGAAACACCAATTTTATGGATTTCATATCCACCTAATTATAACTATATTAGAAGATTCGGTAAAAAATTTGTCATTTTTGATTCAATCGATTATCCATCAGAGGAATTCAGCGGCTGGATGACAAATTTTAATTTACTACAAAGAGAATCGGATTTAATTTTTTCTACATCAAAAAAACTGTATGAAATGCACAAAATTATAAACAAAAATGTTTTTATGCTGCCTAATGGTGCAGATTTTGAACATTTTAACAGAGCAAAAGAAAAGTTTTCAGAAAAACCGAAAGATTTACCCAATAATAACAAACCAATTATTGGATATTTTGGAGCGCTGGCAAGCTGGCTTGACTGGGAACTTATAGATTATATAACAAAAAAAAATCCTGCATATAATTTTGTATTTATAGGACCACTGTACAATCATGTTAAAAATATGCCTGAAAGAAGCAATATATATTACATAGGAAGAAAAGAATACAGCTTGCTTCCTATGTATTTACAATATTTTGACGTATGTATCATACCGTTTAAAATAACTACTATGACAGAGGGGTGTGACCCTATTAAGATGTACGAATATTTAAGTGCAGGTAAACCTGTAGTGTCTACAAATATGCCTGAAGTTGCAAGGTATAAAGAAATATTGGTTGCTGAGAATAAATTTGATTTCAACATGATGTTAAGGATAGCTTTAGAAGATACAAATAGAGAGAAAAGGGAAATGTATATAAAGATTGCCTATGAAAATTCGTGGAGCAAAAGAGCAGAATATGCCAATAGAGTATTGCGTTTTATCATAAATGATTTTAGTAAGGAAGTGTGA
- a CDS encoding amidase domain-containing protein, whose product MRTKKFKVLILLFVLIVLSAFAISFFNKTITTVVNNQEEIKPILDEFFKARGSVLLSSDMREIEKFYDKSSTYGKWALEHEKRRIDYVNGWSEKRNLKFTEAQSFYRIKSIKAGKSSIWIYLVETMKMGYAYNTKANIINYMGLGIRHSIQLVKVKGKWLIRRDWYYDPLDEDSAFIDISPADGIAPEIFPANFTPSGEDSKNIKKKGNYDREGAVKYADTYAGAAWGSGNNYEYNQKYRDYNGIGGDCTNFASQILHEGGGLKMDYVWNFNGRESSTAWAQAPALFNYLIYNGKGRLIAKGTYTNMVKPTDLHPSGAIRELRKGDLICYEEKGEIVHFGAVTGFDSYGIPVVNTHTSDRYHVPFDLGWDKKIIYRFIHIND is encoded by the coding sequence TTGCGCACCAAGAAATTTAAAGTTTTAATCCTTTTATTTGTACTGATTGTTTTAAGTGCTTTTGCCATATCTTTCTTTAATAAAACCATTACAACTGTTGTCAACAATCAAGAGGAAATCAAACCAATTTTAGATGAATTCTTCAAAGCAAGAGGAAGTGTGCTTCTTAGCAGCGACATGAGGGAAATAGAGAAGTTTTACGATAAATCCTCTACATACGGCAAATGGGCACTTGAACATGAAAAGAGAAGAATTGATTATGTAAATGGATGGTCTGAAAAACGAAACCTTAAGTTTACGGAGGCACAATCTTTTTATAGAATAAAAAGCATAAAAGCTGGCAAAAGTTCCATATGGATTTACCTTGTTGAAACCATGAAGATGGGATACGCATATAACACAAAAGCTAACATCATTAATTATATGGGTCTTGGGATAAGACACTCAATACAGCTTGTAAAAGTCAAGGGTAAATGGCTTATAAGAAGAGATTGGTACTATGATCCCCTTGATGAAGATTCGGCATTTATAGATATTAGCCCTGCTGATGGTATAGCACCGGAAATTTTTCCGGCAAATTTTACGCCATCTGGCGAAGATTCTAAAAATATTAAAAAGAAAGGCAATTACGATCGTGAAGGTGCCGTAAAATATGCAGATACATATGCAGGCGCAGCATGGGGAAGCGGTAATAATTATGAATATAATCAAAAATACCGTGACTACAATGGAATTGGAGGCGACTGCACAAATTTCGCATCACAGATATTACATGAAGGCGGCGGCTTAAAAATGGATTATGTATGGAATTTTAATGGTAGAGAATCAAGCACGGCATGGGCTCAAGCACCCGCCCTATTTAATTACCTCATATATAATGGAAAAGGACGATTAATTGCAAAGGGGACATATACAAATATGGTAAAACCCACAGATTTACATCCATCAGGCGCTATACGAGAACTTCGAAAAGGTGATTTGATATGTTATGAAGAAAAAGGTGAAATTGTACATTTTGGCGCTGTAACCGGCTTTGACTCATACGGCATACCTGTCGTTAATACACATACATCTGATAGATATCATGTTCCCTTTGACCTTGGGTGGGATAAGAAAATTATATATAGATTTATTCATATAAATGATTAA
- a CDS encoding DUF6385 domain-containing protein has protein sequence MPNNIVFNPVAEQLKTLIHGMKGTTATPFLLDSTTGKLLSTVDGSVTVAGTVTAQGTVTVTASALDVRPLSGSTDSIIVSSGSVTVAGTVTAQGTVTVTASALDIRPLSGSTDSFTLGSRIFVEDSTSIANVTGTGVVLTENTGNKSMYSYYITNTGTNTVTVKLQISPTTTATYFVDDGASYAIAGGAITVIATTKFMQYTRLYYDTGATAVTAQLYYNAQV, from the coding sequence ATGCCTAACAATATAGTATTTAATCCAGTGGCAGAACAGCTGAAGACCTTAATTCATGGTATGAAAGGCACGACTGCAACACCTTTTTTGCTTGATTCAACTACAGGTAAATTATTGTCGACCGTTGACGGATCTGTTACGGTGGCAGGTACTGTGACAGCTCAGGGTACAGTAACAGTAACGGCATCAGCCCTTGATGTAAGACCGCTTAGTGGTTCAACAGATTCGATTATTGTAAGCAGCGGATCTGTTACGGTGGCAGGTACTGTGACAGCTCAGGGTACAGTAACAGTAACAGCATCAGCCCTTGATATAAGACCGCTTAGTGGTTCAACAGATTCATTCACACTTGGAAGCAGAATATTTGTAGAGGATTCAACGTCTATTGCAAATGTTACAGGAACAGGTGTTGTATTAACAGAAAATACAGGTAATAAGTCGATGTATTCATACTATATAACAAATACAGGCACAAATACTGTTACAGTGAAACTACAGATTAGCCCGACTACAACGGCAACCTATTTTGTTGATGACGGTGCAAGCTATGCTATAGCAGGTGGAGCTATAACAGTGATTGCTACTACCAAATTTATGCAATATACAAGACTTTATTATGATACTGGTGCTACTGCAGTAACAGCACAATTATACTACAATGCACAAGTATAA
- a CDS encoding glycosyltransferase family 2 protein — MLSLCMIVKNEENNLLRCLKSVKEIVDEMVIVDTGSTDRTVEIAESFGANVYYYKWNNDFSAARNFAMDKAEGEWILLMDADDELDGKEAYKIKSLLKDVKIDAYLFETISYVGDRPGIDTLSNLNVRIIKNKAEYRFTGAIHEQILMSVLQKGGIVREIPIKVYHYGYLNQNIKDKDKRKRNMGILEEELKKDPENPFHNFNMGTEYMALGNNEKAYEHFKKAYDNLEDVKTGYTSKLLIRMIMCLSQLNRIDDALKLCNESLKKYADITDIVFLKGMIHHRLRQYSLALKSFMKCIEMGDPPLLDRFITGVGGFKAYYAMGEIYYEMMDYHEAINCYLNSLRMNPLNKDILYKLSDLYFNIYDEKTAADKIKSHFDDSYSSYVILSDIFFTKSKYDLALEYIDKALNDIKNNITYYIKGRILMYMHKYEDAEKFFDMILEGEYLREGTVDNIICRLLTGGELEKPMKVLSEISHDEYIVYFRLNSLLNNEVPIPFSTVKSRIYSDIIFFILDRLFQLQEFNLFEKALNMLNLVDEKDILLRLGKLYFKHGVYKLAEEELMRSMKLFDVMDNEGLSMLNVIYSKKK, encoded by the coding sequence ATGCTGAGTTTATGTATGATTGTAAAAAATGAGGAAAATAATCTTCTGCGTTGTTTAAAAAGCGTAAAAGAAATAGTCGATGAGATGGTTATTGTAGATACGGGAAGTACTGATAGAACAGTTGAAATAGCAGAGAGTTTTGGCGCAAATGTGTATTATTATAAATGGAATAATGACTTCAGTGCTGCCAGAAATTTTGCCATGGATAAAGCAGAAGGGGAATGGATACTTCTTATGGATGCCGATGATGAACTTGATGGAAAAGAAGCATATAAAATAAAATCATTACTAAAAGACGTTAAAATAGATGCATATTTGTTTGAAACGATAAGCTACGTAGGTGATAGACCAGGTATTGATACGCTTTCAAACCTTAATGTAAGGATTATAAAAAATAAGGCAGAATACAGGTTTACAGGTGCAATACATGAGCAGATACTCATGTCAGTACTTCAGAAAGGAGGCATTGTGAGGGAGATACCCATAAAGGTATATCATTATGGATATCTTAATCAAAATATAAAAGATAAAGACAAAAGGAAAAGGAATATGGGTATACTTGAAGAAGAACTTAAGAAAGACCCTGAAAACCCGTTTCATAATTTCAATATGGGTACTGAATACATGGCACTTGGTAATAATGAAAAAGCTTATGAACATTTTAAAAAAGCCTATGACAACTTAGAAGATGTTAAGACAGGTTATACAAGTAAACTCCTGATAAGAATGATAATGTGTCTAAGTCAGCTTAATAGGATTGATGATGCCTTAAAATTATGCAATGAATCATTAAAAAAGTATGCAGATATAACAGACATTGTTTTTTTAAAAGGTATGATACACCATAGACTAAGACAGTATTCTCTTGCACTGAAGAGCTTTATGAAATGCATTGAAATGGGAGATCCGCCTCTTTTAGACAGGTTTATAACAGGTGTAGGTGGATTTAAGGCATATTATGCAATGGGAGAAATTTATTATGAAATGATGGATTATCATGAGGCTATAAATTGTTATTTAAATTCATTAAGAATGAATCCTTTAAATAAAGATATACTTTATAAGCTTTCTGATTTATATTTTAATATTTATGATGAAAAAACCGCTGCAGACAAGATTAAATCTCACTTTGATGATTCCTATAGTTCTTATGTTATACTGAGTGATATATTTTTCACAAAAAGCAAGTACGATTTGGCACTTGAATACATTGACAAGGCTTTAAATGATATAAAGAACAATATCACTTATTACATTAAAGGCAGAATATTGATGTATATGCATAAATACGAAGATGCTGAAAAATTTTTTGACATGATTTTAGAAGGAGAATATTTAAGAGAAGGAACTGTTGATAATATTATTTGTCGATTACTTACAGGGGGTGAGCTTGAAAAACCTATGAAGGTTTTAAGTGAAATTTCGCATGATGAATATATAGTGTACTTTAGATTGAATTCTTTATTAAATAATGAGGTCCCTATTCCTTTTAGTACCGTGAAAAGCCGGATATACAGTGATATTATATTTTTTATACTTGATAGGCTTTTTCAATTGCAAGAATTTAATTTGTTTGAAAAAGCACTTAATATGCTTAATCTGGTTGATGAAAAAGATATACTTTTAAGACTTGGAAAGCTTTATTTCAAGCATGGTGTATATAAATTGGCAGAAGAAGAATTGATGCGTTCTATGAAACTTTTTGATGTGATGGATAATGAAGGACTGTCAATGCTGAATGTTATATACTCCAAAAAAAAGTAA
- the iadA gene encoding beta-aspartyl-peptidase, with product MFLLLQGGEVYTPEPIGKKDILTCNEKIIKIADKIKIPELPEIEVVNLNGYVVVPGFIDQHVHIAGGGGEGGPATRTPEVQLSNLTKGGITTVVGLLGADGITRNMTALLAKARALEIEGLTTYIYTGAYELPTRTLTNSVRSDLVIIDKVIGTGEIAISDHRSAQPTLEDLTKLAAEARVGGLLGNKPGIVHLHVGEGIRGLTPIIDIVKNTEIPITQFIPTHVNRISRLFEQAMEFIRMGGTVDLTSDIKPDENSKTALRPVDAIKKIIENQLPLDKITMSSDSNGSIPVFDVDKKLVKVMVGNATTLYRDLKTIIVQNVLPIEKAIKIITENVAKVLHIYPEKGCIKEKSDADFVILDSNLNISSVIARGNFMIKFGKLVKKGVFEDICN from the coding sequence ATGTTTTTACTTTTACAAGGGGGTGAAGTATACACGCCAGAGCCTATTGGCAAAAAAGATATACTCACATGCAATGAGAAAATTATAAAAATCGCAGATAAAATCAAGATTCCAGAATTACCGGAGATTGAAGTTGTAAATTTAAATGGATATGTTGTTGTTCCGGGGTTTATAGATCAGCATGTACATATAGCAGGCGGCGGTGGTGAAGGTGGTCCTGCAACAAGAACGCCGGAAGTACAACTTAGCAACTTAACAAAGGGTGGAATAACAACTGTAGTAGGTTTGCTTGGAGCAGATGGTATTACAAGAAATATGACAGCACTTCTTGCAAAAGCAAGAGCACTTGAAATCGAAGGATTGACAACATATATTTATACAGGAGCATACGAATTACCTACACGAACTTTAACAAATAGCGTCAGGTCTGACCTTGTAATAATTGACAAAGTAATAGGAACAGGTGAAATTGCCATATCTGACCATAGGTCTGCACAGCCTACCCTTGAAGACCTTACGAAACTTGCCGCAGAAGCAAGGGTTGGCGGTCTTCTCGGCAATAAACCCGGCATTGTCCACCTCCATGTAGGTGAAGGAATTCGAGGGCTTACACCAATAATTGACATTGTGAAAAATACAGAAATACCCATAACACAGTTTATACCAACACATGTAAATAGAATAAGCCGGTTATTTGAACAAGCAATGGAATTTATCCGAATGGGAGGAACTGTAGACCTTACCTCAGACATAAAGCCGGATGAAAATTCTAAAACTGCCTTGAGACCGGTTGATGCCATAAAAAAAATTATTGAAAATCAACTTCCTCTTGATAAAATAACCATGAGTTCCGACAGCAATGGGAGCATACCCGTTTTTGATGTGGATAAAAAACTTGTAAAGGTAATGGTAGGCAATGCAACAACATTGTACAGAGATTTAAAAACAATTATTGTTCAAAATGTACTTCCGATAGAAAAAGCCATAAAAATAATTACTGAAAATGTCGCAAAGGTACTTCATATTTATCCTGAAAAAGGATGTATAAAAGAAAAATCCGATGCAGACTTTGTAATCTTAGACAGCAATCTAAATATTTCATCGGTTATTGCAAGGGGAAATTTCATGATTAAATTTGGTAAACTTGTTAAAAAGGGTGTGTTTGAAGATATTTGTAATTAA
- a CDS encoding bactofilin family protein yields MFKKKNNFDANINTDKIETIIGKNTNLEGNLKSQGTIRIDGNFNGKIDVDGNIIVGENSKIEADITTDNISISGEIKGNLIVKGQAQLTSTAKLFGDIEVQNIIIDDGAIFEGKCKMTNSEISLKKEEIK; encoded by the coding sequence ATGTTTAAGAAAAAAAATAATTTTGATGCAAATATTAATACAGATAAAATAGAAACAATTATAGGCAAAAATACTAACCTTGAGGGAAATTTGAAATCTCAAGGCACTATAAGAATTGATGGTAATTTTAATGGTAAAATTGATGTTGATGGAAATATTATTGTAGGAGAAAATTCAAAAATCGAGGCAGATATAACTACTGATAATATATCTATATCAGGTGAAATCAAGGGAAATCTCATAGTAAAAGGTCAGGCACAATTAACGTCAACTGCAAAACTATTCGGAGATATTGAAGTTCAGAATATAATAATCGATGATGGAGCAATATTTGAAGGTAAATGTAAAATGACAAATTCTGAAATATCCTTGAAAAAAGAAGAAATCAAGTAG
- the sppA gene encoding signal peptide peptidase SppA yields the protein MNKKALIGIVIAVLIVGATLAAVIMSKPNQENTVYGPNTALGVVTIDGVIGGSTSLLGIPQNQNDPVKQIRQAMDDKTIKAVVVKINSPGGSAAKSEEIYNELLKLKKTGKKIIVSMGDYAASGGYMAACAGDIIVASPATLTGSIGVIMEYTNYEGLYKKLGLKEVIIKSGEYKDIGSPTRDLTPEEKEILQGVINDTFDQFIHIVSDGRKMSLDKVKTLANGRVFTGRQALKLGLVDKLGDFYDSVDIAAKEVGIKGKPQLKYYTTQSPFSTLFGGGENSNFDGSFIEILRLLFIDRNSLNFN from the coding sequence TTGAATAAAAAGGCATTGATTGGAATAGTTATAGCAGTATTAATTGTTGGAGCAACACTTGCAGCGGTTATTATGTCAAAACCAAATCAAGAGAATACTGTTTATGGTCCGAATACTGCATTAGGAGTTGTCACTATTGATGGTGTTATTGGTGGAAGTACTTCTCTGCTTGGAATACCTCAAAATCAGAATGATCCTGTTAAGCAGATAAGGCAGGCTATGGATGATAAAACAATAAAGGCTGTTGTTGTAAAAATAAACAGTCCCGGAGGTTCTGCTGCAAAATCGGAAGAAATATATAATGAGCTTTTAAAACTAAAGAAAACCGGTAAGAAAATCATTGTTTCCATGGGTGACTATGCAGCATCAGGTGGTTACATGGCAGCTTGTGCCGGTGATATTATCGTCGCGAGCCCAGCAACATTAACGGGAAGTATTGGGGTAATAATGGAATACACAAATTATGAAGGTTTGTACAAAAAGCTTGGTCTTAAGGAAGTTATTATAAAAAGTGGTGAATATAAGGATATAGGTTCCCCAACAAGAGATTTAACACCTGAAGAGAAAGAAATCTTGCAAGGGGTGATTAATGATACCTTTGATCAATTTATTCATATAGTTTCTGATGGCAGAAAAATGTCCCTTGACAAGGTAAAAACCCTTGCGAATGGCAGGGTTTTTACAGGCAGGCAGGCGCTAAAACTGGGTTTGGTTGATAAACTGGGAGATTTTTATGATTCGGTGGATATAGCTGCAAAAGAAGTAGGGATTAAAGGCAAACCACAGCTTAAATACTATACAACACAAAGTCCGTTTAGCACATTATTCGGAGGTGGAGAAAACAGTAATTTTGATGGAAGTTTTATTGAAATCTTGAGGCTTTTGTTTATTGATAGGAATAGTTTAAACTTTAATTAA
- a CDS encoding ANTAR domain-containing response regulator, translating to MNNQWRIVVADSNNSSRNILKGILLTSGHLVYEARDGGSAIRLSRSLKPDLVLVDMGITGVNAYEVAHIINEDNVAPVILITPTIQKGFLDEIKNYSVYAYLLKPVNRLMLLNIAEFVVENHKKYSDLKNEIESLKKQIEARKKIERAKGLLMKVKGLDEDGAYKLMRKMSMDSTLPMETIAERIMKKYL from the coding sequence ATGAATAATCAATGGCGTATAGTTGTTGCAGATAGTAATAATAGCAGCAGGAATATTTTAAAGGGAATATTATTGACAAGCGGTCATTTAGTTTATGAAGCAAGGGATGGCGGTAGTGCAATAAGGCTGTCCCGCTCCCTTAAGCCTGACCTTGTACTTGTTGATATGGGTATAACAGGTGTGAATGCATATGAGGTTGCACATATAATTAATGAGGATAATGTTGCACCTGTTATCCTCATTACCCCTACAATACAGAAAGGATTTTTAGATGAAATTAAAAATTATTCCGTATATGCATATCTTTTAAAACCTGTTAATAGATTGATGCTATTAAATATTGCAGAATTTGTTGTAGAAAACCACAAAAAATATTCAGATTTAAAAAATGAGATTGAAAGTCTAAAAAAACAAATAGAAGCCCGGAAAAAGATAGAAAGGGCAAAAGGTTTATTAATGAAAGTTAAAGGACTTGATGAAGACGGGGCTTATAAATTAATGAGGAAAATGAGCATGGATTCTACATTGCCTATGGAAACAATAGCAGAAAGAATAATGAAAAAGTATCTTTAA
- a CDS encoding M23 family metallopeptidase, whose amino-acid sequence MHIKKKNQYINIMIIPDSQHKIKNLRIKKSIVTTSIISLTTVLLMMFSITVYYAGSYGYLYTKLKYKDNIIAEKEQKIAQLSNMKKSQDTKIAMLNDNAKKIDEKMKSLDDLEQKVRRMLGLNQPETSRGEINRDERNISFDNISTNKLISEIDNKTIDYKNLLSEVTNKLDYLNSIPSAYPVNGNITSPFGNRVSPYDNTIEFHPGIDLAVDSGTPVKAAGKGIVTYAGWLSGYGNTVMIDHNYGITSVYGHNSQILVTVGQTVNRGDVIAKSGNSGRSTGPHVHFEVRLNGNPVDPMKYLAKEMK is encoded by the coding sequence ATGCACATAAAGAAAAAAAATCAATACATAAATATAATGATAATTCCCGATTCACAACATAAAATTAAAAATTTAAGAATTAAAAAATCGATAGTAACAACATCAATAATATCTTTAACCACAGTATTGCTTATGATGTTTTCCATTACGGTTTATTATGCCGGCTCATATGGTTACCTTTATACCAAGTTAAAATACAAAGACAATATCATCGCCGAAAAAGAACAAAAAATCGCTCAATTATCTAACATGAAAAAATCACAAGACACAAAAATTGCTATGTTGAATGACAATGCCAAAAAAATCGATGAGAAAATGAAATCTCTTGATGACCTTGAACAAAAAGTAAGAAGAATGCTGGGGCTCAATCAACCAGAAACAAGCCGTGGCGAAATTAATCGTGATGAAAGAAACATATCATTTGATAATATATCAACAAATAAACTAATCTCAGAAATAGACAATAAGACAATAGATTATAAAAATCTCCTGAGTGAAGTAACCAACAAACTTGATTACCTTAATTCTATACCTTCAGCATATCCAGTTAATGGTAATATAACTTCGCCATTTGGAAATAGGGTATCCCCTTATGACAATACCATTGAGTTCCATCCTGGTATAGATTTAGCTGTTGATTCCGGAACCCCTGTTAAAGCTGCAGGAAAGGGAATTGTAACATATGCAGGCTGGCTTTCCGGTTATGGAAATACAGTAATGATAGACCATAATTACGGTATTACATCGGTATATGGACATAATTCTCAAATCTTGGTAACAGTTGGTCAAACTGTAAATAGAGGAGATGTTATTGCTAAATCCGGTAATTCTGGAAGAAGTACCGGTCCGCATGTACACTTTGAAGTACGTTTAAATGGAAATCCAGTAGATCCTATGAAGTATCTTGCAAAGGAGATGAAATAA
- a CDS encoding TIGR01440 family protein — protein sequence MDLNVISKETRIVIRELLDIADIKKEGLFVLGGSSSEVLGKKIGTAGSLDIAKAVIDPVLEEIRERGLYLAIQCCEHLNRALLVEEKAQEKYNLDVVTVIPQVHAGGSFATYAYDIYEKPVMVENLKSLAYAGIDIGLVLIGMHLRPVAVPIRLSQNKIGEADIVAAITRPKLIGGERAVYKK from the coding sequence ATGGATTTAAATGTAATATCAAAAGAAACAAGAATTGTTATAAGGGAATTATTAGACATTGCAGATATAAAAAAAGAAGGATTATTTGTATTGGGAGGAAGTAGCAGTGAGGTGTTAGGGAAAAAAATTGGTACAGCTGGGAGCCTTGATATAGCAAAGGCAGTCATAGATCCAGTGCTTGAAGAAATCAGAGAGAGAGGATTATACCTTGCTATACAGTGCTGCGAGCATTTAAATAGAGCCCTTCTTGTAGAGGAAAAAGCCCAGGAAAAGTACAACCTTGATGTTGTTACAGTAATACCACAGGTTCATGCAGGAGGTTCCTTTGCAACATATGCATATGATATTTATGAAAAACCGGTTATGGTGGAGAACCTAAAAAGTCTTGCATATGCAGGTATTGACATAGGTCTTGTCTTAATCGGGATGCATTTAAGACCTGTGGCTGTACCTATAAGGCTCAGCCAGAATAAAATAGGCGAGGCGGATATTGTGGCTGCAATAACAAGACCTAAACTTATAGGTGGGGAGAGAGCTGTTTATAAAAAATAA
- a CDS encoding DNRLRE domain-containing protein has protein sequence MPTIVIQPSAKDASLESGYPTTNTGSDKNLWIGRYFIGFSGNSVYRALVQFDVSSIPAGSTVTNAILRLYIGLVTNSSIAANITPYLVTEVWDENTVTWNTAPAVNMSVFGTISAVTGPGWYEWNITNIVNGWVNGVYANNGVMLRTSETQNFETKNFFSREESVNLSLRPMLITSYEVSILVSLNDRRFAKTKTTYTTYDMMNFTNVNSSSAYSMMTYFVNNTGANPALLQLQISPGDDVWLNDGDSIVIQPGETKALVPFIYSQYTRLSYKNTNPGNSTTITVWYEAQV, from the coding sequence ATGCCAACGATAGTTATACAGCCGTCAGCAAAAGATGCTTCATTAGAATCGGGATATCCTACAACAAATACCGGTAGTGATAAAAATCTATGGATAGGAAGGTACTTTATAGGTTTTTCTGGGAATTCAGTATACAGGGCTCTTGTACAATTTGATGTAAGTTCTATACCAGCAGGTTCAACTGTTACAAATGCTATTTTAAGGTTGTATATAGGTTTGGTTACAAATTCAAGTATTGCAGCAAATATTACCCCTTATCTTGTTACGGAAGTATGGGATGAAAATACAGTTACTTGGAATACGGCACCTGCTGTTAATATGTCAGTTTTTGGAACAATCAGTGCTGTAACCGGACCGGGATGGTACGAATGGAATATTACAAATATCGTAAACGGATGGGTAAATGGTGTTTATGCCAATAATGGAGTAATGCTCAGGACATCTGAAACGCAGAATTTTGAAACAAAAAATTTCTTTTCAAGAGAAGAAAGTGTCAACTTATCATTAAGACCGATGCTTATTACAAGCTATGAAGTAAGTATACTCGTATCACTCAACGACAGGAGATTTGCAAAGACAAAGACGACTTATACCACTTATGATATGATGAATTTTACTAATGTAAATAGTAGTTCTGCTTATAGCATGATGACATATTTTGTAAACAATACCGGTGCTAATCCTGCTCTACTTCAGCTGCAAATCAGTCCCGGTGATGATGTCTGGCTTAATGATGGGGATAGTATTGTTATTCAACCAGGAGAAACTAAGGCTTTAGTGCCATTTATTTATTCACAATATACAAGGCTTTCATATAAAAATACAAATCCGGGAAATTCCACAACAATTACAGTATGGTATGAAGCACAGGTATAA